In one Alnus glutinosa chromosome 14, dhAlnGlut1.1, whole genome shotgun sequence genomic region, the following are encoded:
- the LOC133857790 gene encoding vacuolar protein sorting-associated protein 2 homolog 1: MSFLFGKRKTPAELLRENKRMLDKSIREIERERQGLQTQEKKLIMEIKKSAKQGQMGAVKVMAKDLVRTRHQIEKFYKLKSQLQGVSLRIQTLKSTQAMGEAMKGVTKAMGQMNRQMNLPSLQKIMQEFERQNEKMELMTEVMGDAIDDALEGDEEEEETDELVNQVLDEIGIDVNQELVNAPSSAVATPAAKSKVPQVETATTDDGGIDSELQARLDNLRRM; the protein is encoded by the exons ATGAGCTTTCTATTCGGCAAGAGAAAAACTCCCGCAG AACTTCTGCGGGAAAATAAGAGGATGCTGGACAAATCCATTAGAGAAATAGAACGGGAGAGACAAGGTCTGCAAACGCAGGAGAAGAAACTAATTATGGAGATAAAGAAAAGTGCTAAACAAGGGCAGATG GGAGCTGTGAAGGTGATGGCGAAAGATCTTGTTAGAACACGGCATCagattgaaaaattttataagctTAAATCTCAACTCCAGGGTGTATCCCTCAGAATTCAG ACGTTGAAATCAACACAAGCGATGGGAGAGGCAATGAAAGGTGTGACAAAGGCAATGGGCCAGATGAATAGACAGATGAACTTGCCATCATTGCAGAAAATTATGCAAGAATTTGAGAGGCAGAATGAGAAGATGGAATTGATGACTGAAGTGATGGGAGATGCTATTGATGATGCTTTGGAAGGGgacgaggaagaggaagagacaGACGAACTAGTGAATCAAGTTCTTGATGAGATTGGAATTGACGTCAATCAAGAG CTTGTTAATGCACCATCATCTGCTGTTGCTACGCCGGCGGCCAAGAGTAAGGTTCCACAAGTGGAAACAGCGACTACTGATGACGGTGGAATAGATAGCGAGTTACAGGCAAGGTTAGATAATTTGAGAAGAATGTAA
- the LOC133857450 gene encoding RING-H2 finger protein ATL52-like translates to MGDVPGLLTQPPPPSAPKPHMPMLYYGLLVIGTAALLLAVYNLLIIRWCTQRRHSQAPPRPSPLVEISAGGQSFENLNRNLLSSFKYKNEDGGGGGVAQDECAVCLSVFEEGEELRTLPRCKHSFHAPCIDMWLYSHSDCPLCRAPVGSWCQRHALYRQPANSRGGLLDSSISV, encoded by the coding sequence ATGGGCGATGTACCAGGCCTCCTCACACAGCCGCCGCCTCCCTCTGCGCCAAAACCCCACATGCCCATGTTGTATTACGGCCTCCTGGTTATTGGAACCGCCGCGCTTCTGCTGGCAGTGTACAACCTACTCATCATCAGATGGTGTACGCAGCGCCGCCACAGCCAGGCTCCGCCGAGACCAAGTCCGTTGGTGGAGATCTCAGCGGGCGGCCAGAGCTTTGAAAACCTTAACAGGAACTTGTTGTCCAGCTTTAAGTACAAGAACGAagatggaggaggaggaggagtggCACAAGATGAGTGTGCGGTTTGCTTGTCGGTTTTTGAGGAAGGTGAAGAGCTGCGGACGCTGCCGCGTTGCAAGCACTCCTTTCATGCTCCATGCATAGATATGTGGCTCTACTCTCACTCTGATTGCCCGCTTTGTAGGGCTCCGGTGGGTTCGTGGTGTCAGCGACATGCCTTGTATAGGCAGCCGGCGAATTCTAGAGGAGGTTTGCTGGATTCAAGCATCTCAGTTTga